In the Octopus sinensis linkage group LG17, ASM634580v1, whole genome shotgun sequence genome, one interval contains:
- the LOC115220811 gene encoding zinc finger homeobox protein 4 isoform X4: MCPYCNYTSISEMRIQAHVLAQHTTPKSPTTTPSSTPALPNTNICCPLCQDDFREKRPLENHLIQVHNVSPEGMHRLLAMVDQEWLANAGGNCNTSNNSNSNNNSSSSSNTNANNSGSVSNNNNNSSSGSSGGSTIAASSTNTSTTTTTTTTITTSTTSTTSSNSNSNCNSGSINSSNSSLNTNNGSSINSNNCSSTNTTTTNSNNSNTTANNNNNNCSNNNNISIATTTNTTVTTIAGSGLLPTINKGLSFPSAMLPFEDAKDGNLDPLELEDAYLGEDAIDTASLSEKELDDQFRCQTCTQTFTNIDSLYTHQNDLGHLELKQTPRGPGYLCWKKGCNQYFKTGHSLQVHFREIHAKRQKISISERHVYKYRCNQCSLAFKTIDKLQQHSHYHLIRESTRCSICGRSFRSTLALKKHIELAHSDGTENSTSIPGVPVNDADLLNSQAGGWGICSKLDVSPGPGLMAPSDMPSLHANSMTLPMSCKSPSSIDSKPSISTLDPMGSLLSSTLIKTEPLDKSETDRSLAAFESSADLNSGIMNGESKAELTDNLMLDESIPGEGDEGSLDSVSSSYKEQQFMEDYINSQAIAEGSYEDPLRKFKCHRCKVAFTKQSYLTAHNKTLQHRKGDKLSYPMEKYLDPNRPYKCDVCKESFTQKNILLVHYNSVSHLHKLKQTQQLGGLSAPIMPTSCTLTSSTPSSTPTPTSCSSSPSPSLLATIAVPTSTCPSTCPSMSAADLEKKPYRCNLCKVAYNQGSTLDIHIRSVLHQARASKLPEFAMSGQIDLSLPLIEQPEVPKSQNHSQQQHHHLQQPQPLPQQHPQPHLSLLSQPDQQNLHSGHSQLPLQFSTHSSHSKQPSLPDILQKQQSLVTANSSLSQAPPLLFSSMPSSLTGIPNMLPISSLSSISSSTPQPEFSIASSTCDAFTTSALSSSGHPVPLFSTPDFGMNGSHDEMSLKLAEGGSGSDLHAMSPMMNIGIHACQNCNSVFSNQETLIQHQQSYGCLQSGTVSPLSQSAQNLFKSRNYITRFKQHVHRNLLENIGFECVMQFNEFNQPSNVKKECCSSSDTSDKKAEDKQQQQKQQPSSLHSPKESIKQLPEKQVPETLKTDLPEINKSVCTRCNKEFSSVWVLKAHQEEIHKLTVPIEFIEEFGSKFKSSYEKRQPKEPEPLMTPAPPPPPLHITPVSHSAPTTQPAPVAAVPASQPSSSSSSSSSSSSSQVVNERVLPHGQDMAMGQNPLDFSQMVPMFNMMHMPMPMNMNLAMGMHPPLMPLMMPPSLESSFMPPITMIDPNFLAAQQQAQHAQNQKRARTRINDEQLKILRANFDINNSPSEEQIVQMSEQSGLPQKVIKHWFRNTLFKERQRNKDSPYNFSNPPQTTINLEEYEKTGRIPSPSEHDLDADFKEDMKNRYDDQLDECDLPSQMDHSCSEPEYTSSVTSVPITFPAAMALPSPMVNHLPQPVPNHIASTPVGPRHIPLDFQDKPDFFSSTNSISCNNNSNNSSSISNSISNSISNSISNSISNSISNNHLSNNNSHHSNNNSINSHINSSNNNNIILNSSGSSNNGNNSSNSGSNNSQSGSGKRANRTRFTDYQIKVLQEYFEQNAYPKDDDLDHLSKLLNLSPRVIVVWFQNARQKARKIYENQSPVDIRDDGSGTFNRSGPNYQYQCKKCHSIFPRYYDLMKHQKRQNCHEGEKSGSLNATHDEDSNSTVTSQEDTSHSESSETHTADLSKPISTIANSNCGPVKEVTSTSTVMAIISANQATQSTAAAPPTVTTAVSSTLSSSSSSTSSSPSSTSPSINTIPSSSTSLLSLPAPAVSVPCPSTGTSGAAGGSGGGVLSSTSLASNNNSSSSSSSSSNSSSSSSIGTKNELHRCDKCNLFFPKIEQWQEHLNVHSLNPNLFPNFPNDSTFSVLPTVSPSPQPQMQQQATTHQLSLLHDKSLTPIKRKAEEEEEERDQPRDKRLRTTILPEQLDYLYQKYQIDCNPSRKQLETIASEVGLKKRVVQVWFQNTRARERKGQYRAHQQLIHKRCPFCRALFRAKSALESHLATKHPEEMAKGEINIDNIPDATVDSTPPPPPPPPVSQAASSSTHSTGNQDLSKLLSPSSMQHFLPFMPQGNLGMGFSGLSDPLQTSMRQFCEASFKKFISELSAASHVQRPSQAAVESPQSKQAASEPEKKQPARVVESKSSEDNDAPLDLSKPIRVNTDCEKTSSDGPSTDMSERSMDGYLRRHSLDDSVSETHSESHEVEGCEDSSGLMEHSPSSPANATSSSSSSSHQHGKRYRTQMSSMQVRVMKTLFADYKTPTMAECEMLGREIALPKRVVQVWFQNARAKEKKNKLAYTKTFGTDVDFSKPPEECTLCNFKYSHKYTVQDHIFTKKHIDNVRQFIQSQSNAERELADPSGMTKMLQQQREIERMRKVWDEASVASSPHLAQLQAMRLNALGLQSTSSAFNTPFNASSFFPDVKKETVKSDGEKKEKEETQSRREATNFLSPQLMSPFTGLGFEPGLIPSIYTGFPNFFSGGVNLPLFQFGLMPGMEQLLAYDPVTFGTPLSLLQIPEQARRHVSAKLIEPSSSVAQYTQDCKTIADLKSALSENDFKCAQESTVDVGYICKKCHIVYPGKDGCDNHQHLICFPAGKVSDGIKPILKLEQLQYECLACQDKFSTSQEFILHCNQDVHKSKALRHFSKSEWRLAPSLTPAPSENNSSSSTKESKLPSTSQLSSLTKCQGRGSEKTPSTPSDSAASTISLADQANRPSEPKKAKLE; encoded by the exons ATGTGTCCCTATTGCAATTATACCAGTATAAGTGAAATGAGAATCCAGGCTCATGTTCTAGCACAGCATACCACACCTAAGTCCCCGACCACAACACCGTCATCGACCCCGGCGTTGCCAAATACCAACATCTGCTGCCCACTTTGCCAGGATGACTTTCGCGAGAAAAGACCACTGGAAAATCACCTCATCCAGGTGCACAATGTGTCGCCCGAGGGCATGCACCGCCTGCTGGCTATGGTGGATCAAGAGTGGTTAGCGAATGCTGGAGGTAACTGCAATacaagtaacaacagcaacagtaataataacagtagtagtagtagtaatactaacGCTAACAACAGTGGCAGtgtgagcaacaacaacaacaacagcagcagtggcagcagcggtGGCTCTACCATTGCTGCCTCCAGCACCAACACCTCTacgacaaccaccactaccaccaccatcaccacgtcCACCACATCTACTACTAGCAGCAATAGTAACAGCAACTGCAATAGCggcagcatcaacagcagcaattCATCTTTGAACACTAACAAcggcagcagcatcaacagcaataacTGCAGCAGTACAAACACTACAACAACCAACAGTAACAATAGCAACACCActgccaacaacaataataacaactgtagtaacaacaacaacatttccaTTGCAACAACTACCAACACAACAGTGACAACGATAGCAGGCAGTGGCCTGTTGCCTACAATTAACAAAGGCTTGTCTTTCCCTTCAGCCATGTTGCCATTTGAAGATGCCAAAGATGGTAACTTGGATCCACTGGAATTAGAAGATGCTTATTTGGGTGAAGATG CAATTGATACTGCAAGCTTGAGTGAAAAGGAACTGGATGACCAATTTAGATGCCAGACTTGTACACAGACATTCACAAATATAGATTCGCTTTACACTCATCAAAATGATCTTGGGCACCTGGAGCTGAAGCAAACGCCACGTGGTCCCGGCTACCTGTGCTGGAAAAAAGGTTGTAATCAGTATTTCAAAACTGGCCACTCATTGCAAGTTCATTTCCGTGAAATCCATGCCAAACGGCAGAAAATCTCGATATCTGAACGACACGTCTACAAATATAGGTGCAACCAGTGTAGCCTCGCTTTTAAAACTATAGATAAACTACAGCAACACTCCCACTACCATTTGATTCGAGAATCAACTCGATGCAGCATCTGTGGTCGGAGTTTCCGCTCAACATTGGCCCTGAAAAAACACATTGAGCTGGCACATTCTGATGGAACCGAGAACTCTACATCAATACCCGGGGTGCCTGTTAATGATGCTGATCTGCTCAATAGCCAGGCTGGAGGCTGGGGTATCTGCTCAAAACTGGATGTTTCCCCTGGACCTGGTTTGATGGCACCCAGTGACATGCCAAGTCTCCATGCAAATTCCATGACCCTGCCGATGAGCTGCAAAAGCCCATCGTCTATAGACTCTAAACCTTCTATTTCAACTCTAGATCCCATGGGGTCTCTGCTGAGCAGCACATTGATAAAGACGGAACCATTGGATAAGAGTGAGACTGACAGATCCCTCGCTGCTTTCGAAAGTAGCGCTGATCTCAACAGCGGCATCATGAACGGTGAAAGTAAAGCTGAGCTGACTGATAACTTAATGCTGGATGAATCCATTCCAGGTGAAGGCGATGAGGGTAGTTTGGATAGCGTTTCTAGTTCGTATAAAGAGCAACAGTTCATGGAGGACTACATCAACAGCCAGGCCATTGCTGAAGGCAGTTATGAAGATCCACTGCGTAAGTTCAAATGCCATAGGTGTAAGGTGGCCTTCACAAAGCAGAGTTACTTGACCGCCCACAACAAAACTTTACAACACCGGAAAGGGGACAAGTTGAGTTACCCAATGGAAAAGTATTTGGATCCTAATCGTCCTTATAAATGTGATGTATGCAAAGAGTCCTTCACTCAAAAGAACATTCTACTTGTACATTATAATTCTGTCTCTCATCTGCACAAGCTGAAGCAGACTCAGCAGCTTGGTGGTTTATCGGCGCCAATTATGCCAACTTCCTGTACACTGACCTCCTCCACCCCTTCCTCGACTCCTACGCCTACCTCTTGCTCTTCCTCCCCATCTCCTTCCCTTTTAGCCACAATTGCTGTGCCCACTTCAACCTGTCCATCAACCTGTCCATCTATGAGTGCAGCTGACTTGGAGAAGAAACCATATCGGTGCAACCTGTGCAAAGTTGCATACAACCAAGGTTCAACTTTAGACATACATATCCGTTCTGTTTTGCACCAAGCAAGGGCCTCAAAGCTACCTGAATTCGCGATGTCCGGGCAGATCGACCTGTCACTCCCTCTTATTGAGCAGCCAGAAGTGCCAAAATCTCAGAATCACTCTCAGCAGCAACACCATCATCTACAGCAGCCGCAACCGTTACCACAGCAACATCCACAACCGCATCTGTCTTTATTATCCCAGCCCGATCAACAGAACCTTCATTCTGGCCATTCGCAGCTTCCGCTTCAATTTTCAACTCATTCATCTCATTCAAAGCAGCCATCGCTGCCAGACATTTTACAGAAACAGCAGTCATTGGTGACTGCCAACAGCTCTCTATCCCAAGCACCACCTCTCTTGTTCTCTAGCATGCCCAGCTCATTGACAGGAATTCCAAATATGCTGCCCATTTCATCTCTGTCTTCAATCTCTTCATCGACTCCTCAACCTGAATTTTCCATTGCCTCTTCCACGTGTGATGCATTCACTACATCAGCTCTGTCTTCTAGTGGACACCCTGTACCTCTTTTTAGCACCCCAGATTTCGGCATGAACGGCTCACATGATGAGATGTCTTTGAAACTTGCCGAAGGTGGCAGTGGCTCTGATCTCCATGCCATGTCTCCAATGATGAACATAGGCATCCACGCTTGCCAAAACTGCAATTCTGTGTTCAGCAATCAAGAGACACTGATACAACACCAGCAGAGTTATGGCTGCCTGCAGTCTGGAACAGTCAGTCCACTTTCTCAGTCTGCGCAGAATCTATTCAAATCACGCAATTATATTACACGTTTCAAGCAGCACGTGCATCGAAACCTGTTGGAAAACATAGGCTTTGAGTGTGTGATGCAGTTTAATGAGTTCAACCAGCCATCGAATGTGAAGAAAGAGTGTTGCTCTAGCAGTGACACCAGTGACAAAAAGGCTGAggacaagcagcagcagcaaaagcagcagcCATCCTCACTGCACTCGCCAAAGGAAAGCATCAAGCAGCTTCCAGAGAAGCAAGTTCCAGAGACACTGAAGACTGATCTTCCAGAGATCAACAAGAGTGTATGCACACGGTGCAACAAGGAGTTCTCGAGTGTGTGGGTGTTGAAAGCTCACCAAGAGGAAATCCATAAGCTGACCGTTCCAATTGAGTTCATTGAAGAGTTTGGTTCCAAGTTCAAGAGTAGCTATGAAAAAAGACAGCCCAAAGAACCAGAGCCCCTAATGACGCCAgcacctccacccccacccttaCACATTACACCTGTGTCGCACAGTGCACCAACGACACAGCCAGCACCTGTTGCAGCCGTCCCTGCATCGCaaccatcctcatcttcatcgtcatcgtcgtcgtcttcttcatcCCAGGTGGTGAACGAGAGGGTTCTGCCTCATGGTCAGGACATGGCTATGGGCCAGAATCCGCTTGACTTTTCACAAATGGTACCGATGTTCAACATGATGCACATGCCAATGCCGATGAACATGAACCTGGCTATGGGAATGCACCCTCCACTGATGCCACTGATGATGCCACCTTCGTTAGAGAGCAGCTTTATGCCTCCAATCACCATGATTGACCCTAATTTTCTGGCAGCACAACAGCAAGCGCAGCATGCGCAAAACCAGAAGCGAGCACGGACACGCATCAACGATGAGCAGTTGAAGATACTGCGTGCCAACTTTGATATCAACAACTCCCCCAGCGAAGAACAGATTGTTCAAATGTCCGAACAGTCTGGCCTGCCCCAAAAAGTTATTAAGCACTGGTTCAGAAATACCCTTTTTAAAGAGCGACAACGGAATAAGGATTCACCATACAACTTCAGCAACCCGCCACAGACCACAATAAACTTAGAAGAGTATGAGAAAACTGGTCGGATACCATCACCTTCGGAACATGATCTTGACGCAGATTTCAAGGAAGACATGAAGAATCGTTATGACGACCAACTGGACGAGTGTGATTTGCCTTCCCAGATGGACCATTCTTGCAGTGAACCAGAATACACATCTTCAGTGACGTCAGTTCCAATCACTTTCCCAGCAGCAATGGCTCTTCCATCGCCCATGGTCAACCATCTCCCTCAACCAGTACCAAACCACATTGCTTCAACTCCAGTTGGGCCTCGTCATATTCCTCTTGACTTCCAAGATAAACCTGACTTCTTTAGTAGCACCAACAGCATAAgctgcaataacaacagcaacaacagcagcagcatcagcaacagcatcagcaacagcatcagcaacagcatcagcaacagcatcagcaataGCATTAGCAACAACCacctcagtaacaacaacagccaccatagcaacaacaacagcatcaacagccatatcaacagcagtaacaacaacaatattatcctcaacagcagcggtagcagtaataatggcaacaacagcagtaacagtgGAAGCAATAATTCCCAGAGTGGGTCTGGCAAACGGGCGAACCGCACACGCTTCACTGACTACCAGATTAAGGTACTCCAAGAGTActttgagcaaaatgcttatccAAAGGACGATGACCTTGATCACCTGTCGAAACTGCTTAACCTTAGCCCTAGAGTAATTGTGGTGTGGTTTCAGAATGCTCGTCAGAAAGCTAGGAAGATTTACGAAAACCAATCCCCTGTTGATATCAGAGATGATGGCTCGGGCACCTTTAACCGATCTGGTCCAAATTATCAATATCAGTGCAAAAAGTGCCATTCGATCTTCCCACGCTATTATGATCTAATGAAGCACCAAAAACGGCAAAACTGTCATGAAGGTGAGAAAAGTGGCTCCTTAAATGCCACTCATGATGAGGATAGCAATTCTACTGTGACCTCCCAGGAGGACACCAGCCACTCAGAGTCAAGTGAAACACATACAGCAGACTTGTCGAAGCCCATTTCAACTATTGCAAACAGCAATTGTGGCCCTGTCAAAGAAGTAACCTCCACTTCAACTGTGATGGCCATCATAAGTGCCAATCAGGCCACGCAGTCGACTGCTGCTGCCCCTCCAACTGTGACCACTGCAGTTTCTTCCACTttgtcctcttcttcctcctccacatcTTCTTCGCCTTCCTCCACCTCCCCATCAATTAATACCATTCCTTCTTCCTCAACGTCCTTACTGAGCCTGCCGGCCCCTGCCGTTTCTGTTCCCTGCCCCAGCACTGGTActagtggtgctgctggtggtagtggtggtggtgtgttgtccTCCACCTCTTTagccagcaataacaacagcagtagcagcagtagtagcagtagcaatagcagcagcagcagcagcattggcaCTAAGAACGAACTGCACAGGTGCGACAAATGTAATCTATTCTTCCCCAAAATCGAACAATGGCAGGAGCATTTAAATGTCCATTCTCTGAACCCGAACCTCTTTCCGAACTTCCCCAATGACAGTACGTTTAGTGTACTGCCAACTGTGTCTCCCTCACCCCAACCCCAAATGCAGCAACAAGCGACCACGCATCAACTCAGTTTGCTGCACGACAAATCTCTAACGCCGATAAAGCGTAAagctgaagaggaagaagaggaaagagaccAGCCGAGAGACAAACGATTGCGAACGACTATTTTACCTGAACAATTAGATTACCTGTATCAGAAATATCAGATTGACTGCAACCCTAGTCGTAAGCAGCTGGAGACCATTGCTTCGGAGGTGGGGTTAAAGAAACGAGTTGTACAGGTGTGGTTTCAAAATACTAGAGCACGGGAGCGCAAAGGGCAATACAGGGCGCATCAGCAGCTCATACATAAACGTTGCCCATTCTGTCGTGCTTTATTCCGAGCAAAATCTGCTCTGGAATCGCATTTAGCAACAAAACATCCTGAGGAAATGGCGAAGGGCGAGATAAATATTGACAACATTCCTGATGCAACTGTCGATTCAACACCTCCACCCCCTCCACCTCCACCTGTTTCCCAGGCAGCTTCATCTTCTACCCACTCTACAGGTAACCAAGATCTCAGTAAATTGTTATCTCCTTCGAGTATGCAGCACTTCCTGCCTTTCATGCCGCAAGGCAATCTAGGAATGGGTTTTTCTGGGCTCTCTGATCCTCTACAGACATCAATGAGACAATTCTGTGAAGCTTCGTTCAAGAAGTTCATCAGTGAACTCAGTGCTGCTAGTCACGTTCAGCGTCCGTCACAAGCTGCCGTCGAGTCTCCACAGAGCAAGCAGGCAGCCTCCGAACCCGAGAAAAAGCAGCCGGCTCGAGTTGTCGAGAGTAAGAGCTCTGAGGACAATGATGCTCCCCTTGATCTTAGCAAACCCATCCGCGTGAACACCGATTGTGAAAAGACTTCATCAGATGGTCCATCTACTGATATGAGTGAGAGAAGCATGGATGGATACCTTCGCAGACATAGTCTAGACGATTCTGTATCAGAAACACATTCCGAGAGCCATGAAGTTGAAGGGTGCGAGGATTCTAGCGGTTTGATGGAGCACAGCCCGTCATCACCGGCTAATGCTacgtcatcttcctcctcctcgtcccATCAGCATGGCAAACGTTATCGTACTCAGATGAGCAGTATGCAGGTCAGAGTGATGAAAACATTATTTGCCGATTACAAAACGCCAACTATGGCGGAGTGCGAAATGCTCGGCAGAGAAATTGCATTACCCAAACGTGTTGTTCAAGTCTGGTTTCAGAACGCCCGAgcgaaagagaagaaaaacaaactgGCATACACCAAGACTTTTGGAACGGATGTGGATTTCTCGAAGCCACCCGAAGAATGTACTTTGTGCAACTTTAAATACTCGCACAAGTATACAGTGCAAGATCACATTTTCACAAAGAAGCACATCGACAATGTGCGTCAGTTTATCCAGTCCCAGTCAAACGCAGAAAGGGAGTTGGCGGACCCTTCAGGAATGACCAAAATGTTGCAACAGCAGCGTGAGATTGAGCGTATGCGTAAAGTCTGGGACGAAGCATCTGTTGCCAGCTCTCCACACCTGGCTCAGTTACAAGCAATGAGACTCAATGCACTCGGATTGCAAAGTACTTCCAGTG cATTTAACACGCCATTTAATGCAAGCTCTTTTTTCCCTGACGTCAAGAAAGAAACAGTGAAATCAGacggggagaaaaaagaaaaggaagaaa CACAAAGCCGTCGAGAGGCTACAAACTTCCTGTCACCTCAGCTGATGTCTCCTTTTACCGGACTAGGTTTTGAACCAGGTTTAATTCCAAGTATATACACAGGATTTCCAAACTTTTTCTCTGGAGGAGTAAATCTTCCACTTTTCCAATTTGGTTTAATGCCGG GGATGGAACAGCTACTCGCCTACGACCCTGTGACATTTGGAACTCCTCTATCTTTATTACAAATACCAGAACAAGCTCGACGCCATGTCAGTGCCAAACTTATAGAACCCAGTTCTTCTGTAGCCCAGTATACCCAAGATTGCAAGACTATTGCAGATCTCAAATCTGCTTTGTCTGAGAACGATTTTAAATGTGCTCAAGAGAGCACAGTAGATGTTGGTTATATATGCAAGAAGTGCCACATAGTGTATCCTGGCAAAGATGGTTGTGACAATCATCAACATTTGATATGTTTTCCAGCAGGGAAAGTATCTGATGGCATTAAGCCAATTTTAAAACTCGAACAACTTCAGTATGAGTGTCTAGCATGCCAAGATAAATTCTCCACATCGCAAGAATTTATACTACACTGTAATCAAGATGTTCACAAAAGCAAAGCTTTACGCCATTTCTCCAAGAGTGAGTGGAGATTAGCACCATCCCTTACACCAGCCCCTTCAgaaaacaatagtagtagtagtacaaaagAGTCCAAATTGCCTAGCACTTCCCAATTGAGCTCACTGACTAAATGTCAGGGTCGAGGGAGCGAGAAAACTCCTTCGACGCCTTCAGACTCTGCTGCCTCCACAATCAGTTTGGCTGACCAAGCAAACCGACCAAGTGAGCCCAAAAAAGCCAAACTGGaatga